From bacterium, a single genomic window includes:
- a CDS encoding aminotransferase class III-fold pyridoxal phosphate-dependent enzyme, whose translation GSTYGGNPMGAHIAMESLAIVTDEDLCGNAERLGQLFRAEMQKLVEDYPWVKKVRGRGLLNALLIEPRKAADGSPRTARELCLLLRDNGLLAKPTHGDIIRFAPPLVITEEQLMECVNIIRTSVGQFA comes from the coding sequence GGCAGCACCTACGGTGGCAACCCCATGGGTGCGCATATCGCCATGGAGTCGCTGGCCATCGTGACGGACGAGGACCTCTGCGGCAACGCCGAGCGCCTGGGACAGCTGTTCCGCGCCGAGATGCAGAAACTCGTGGAGGACTATCCCTGGGTGAAAAAGGTCCGCGGACGGGGCCTGCTGAACGCCCTGCTCATCGAGCCGCGCAAGGCCGCCGACGGTTCACCCAGGACCGCCCGGGAGCTCTGCCTGCTCCTGCGCGACAACGGCCTGCTGGCCAAACCCACGCACGGCGACATCATCCGCTTCGCGCCGCCGCTGGTGATCACGGAGGAGCAGCTGATGGAGTGCGTGAACATCATCCGCACGAGCGTGGGGCAGTTCGCGT